The following proteins are encoded in a genomic region of Neovison vison isolate M4711 chromosome 12, ASM_NN_V1, whole genome shotgun sequence:
- the LOC122891278 gene encoding PILR alpha-associated neural protein, with protein sequence MKSKMWPALLLSHLLPLWPLLLLPLPPPAQGSSSSPRTPPAPARPPCARGGPSAPRHVCVWERAPPPSRSPRVPRSRRQVLPGTAPPATPSGFEEGPPSSQYPWAIVWGPTVSREDGGDPNSANPGFLPLDYGFAAPHGLATPHPNSDSMRGDGDGLILGEAPATLRPFLFGTHGEGVDPQLYVTITISIIIVLVATGIIFKFCWDRSQKRRRPSGQQGALRQEESQQPLTDLSPAGVTVLGAFGDSPTPTPDHEEPRGGPRPGMPQPKGAPAFQLNRIPLVNL encoded by the exons ATGAAGTCCAAGATGTG GCCTGCACTGCTGCTGtcccacctcctccctctttGGCCACTGCTGttgctgcccctcccacctcctgctcaaggttcctcctcttcccctcgaACCCCACCAGCCCCAGCCCGGCCCCCCTGTGCCCGGGGAGGCCCCTCTGCCCCACGCCATGTGTGCGTGTGGGAGCGGGCACCCCCACCAAGCCGATCCCCTCGGGTCCCAAGATCACGTCGGCAGGTCCTGCCAGGCACGGCACCCCCTGCCACTCCGTCTGGCTTTGAGGAGGGCCCACCCTCATCCCAGTACCCCTGGGCCATTGTATGGGGCCCTACAGTGTCTCGAGAGGATGGGGGGGACCCCAACTCGGCAAATCCTGGATTTCTGCCCCTGGACTATGGTTTTGCAGCCCCCCATGGGCTGGCAACCCCACACCCCAACTCAGACTCCATGCGGGGTGATGGAGATGGGCTCATCCTTGGAGAAGCGCCTGCCACCCTGCGGCCATTCCTTTTTGGGACCCACGGGGAAG GTGTGGACCCCCAGCTCTATGTCACAATTACCATCTCCATCATTATTGTTCTTGTGGCCACTGGCATCATCTTCAAGTTCTG CTGGGACCGAAGCCAGAAGCGGCGCAGGCCCTCTGGGCAGCAAGGtgccctgaggcaggaagagagcCAGCAGCCGCTGACAGACCTGTCCCCAGCTGGGGTCACTGTGCTGGGGGCCTTCGGGGACTCGcctacccccacccctgaccATGAGGAGCCCCGAGGGGGACCCCGGCCTGGGATGCCCCAGCCCAAGGGGGCTCCAGCCTTCCAGTTGAACCG gATTCCCCTGGTGAATCTGTGA